A section of the Salvelinus alpinus chromosome 36, SLU_Salpinus.1, whole genome shotgun sequence genome encodes:
- the LOC139565448 gene encoding synaptotagmin-C-like, which yields MSGDWDEDHLCKKALTLVEELCLHSSAKDSHEASCRDFVYMMRGQQHETEISVSLLSVIVTFCGIVLLSVSLFVSWKLCWLPWRDKEGGGLSLTSGLMPGGVGGMGGSGGASLLPPVMQRKASHSSLYPSLAQPQQHHPHFSDLVGVESGQGVGGVVGGPEQTQEHSYLDMDSYPNNAGNLKLSQTSPELPPTTEGGAAPPHKDMPNAHSQQQVTARPKPMTHQLSSPDFHGEEKSEQVTSIGQIKPELYRLRGGDQGEGKTGDNCGKISFLLRYAFNTEQLVVKILKAVDLAAKDANGFSDPYVKIYLLPDRKKKFQTKVHRKTLNPIFNETFQFGVPLAELHSRKLHFSVYDFDRFSRHDLIGQVVVDNLLDFSEGTGEKPVWRDIVEGTAEKADLGELNFSLCYLPTAGRLTATVIKATNLKAMDLTGFSDPYVKASLICDGRRLKKRKTSIKKNTLNPTYNEALVFDIPHEDIDRVSIIIAVMDYDCIGHNEVIGMCRVGSDAEGPGREHWTAMLANPRKPIDHWHQLVEEKLVASFVSKSPAASPKPHIVVDSPHSE from the exons ATGTCGGGGGACTGGGATGAAGACCACCTGTGTAAGAAGGCGCTCACTCTGGTGGAGGAGTTGTGCTTACACTCCTCAGCGAAGGACAGCCATGAAGCCAGCTGCCGAGACTTCGTCTACATGATGAGGGGACAGCAGCACGAAACAG AGATCTCTGTCAGCCTGTTGTCGGTGATCGTGACGTTCTGCGGGATCGtccttctctcagtctctctctttgtctcctggAAGCTCTGTTGGTTGCCATGGCGAGACAAGGAGGGTGGGGGCCTGAGCTTGACATCGGGGCTGATGCCCGGGGGCGTGGGTGGGATGGGCGGCAGTGGGGGGGCCTCCCTCCTACCTCCTGTCATGCAGAGGAAGGCGTCCCACTCCTCACTCTACCCCTCCCTGGCCCAGCCCCAGCAGCATCACCCCCACTTCTCTGACCTGGTGGGGGTGGAGAGTGGCCAGGGGGTGGGGGGCGTGGTGGGAGGCCCGGAACAGACCCAGGAACACTCCTACCTGGACATGGACTCCTACCCCAACAACGCTG GGAATCTTAAATTGAGCCAGACGTCTCCAGAGTTGCCCCCCACCACTGAGGGGGGAGCCGCCCCACCCCACAAAGACATGCCCAACGCCCACTCCCAGCAGCAGGTCACTGCACG gccCAAGCCCATGACTCACCAGTTGTCCAGCCCTGATTTCCATGGTGAGGAGAAGAGCGAGCAGGTGACCAGCATTGGCCAAATCAAACCGGAACTCTACAGACTGCGTGGGGGCGACCAGGGGGAAGGGAAAACGGGGGACAATTGCGGCAAGATCAGCTTCCTCCTGCGCTACGCCTTCAA TACAGAGCAGCTAGTGGTAAAGATCCTGAAGGCTGTAGACCTGGCTGCCAAGGACGCCAACGGCTTCTCAGACCCCTACGTCAAGATCTACCTACTGCCAGACAGGAAGAAGAAGTTCCAGACCAAG gTCCACAGAAAGACCCTAAACCCTATCTTCAACGAGACGTTCCAGTTCGGTGTCCCCCTGGCAGAGCTGCACTCCCGGAAGCTACACTTCTCTGTCTACGACTTTGACCGCTTCTCCAGACACGACCTGATTGGCCAAGTGGTTGTGGACAACCTTCTGGACTTCAGCGAGGGCACAGGGGAAAAGCCTGTCTGGAGGGACATCGTGGAGGGCActgcg gAGAAGGCTGACCTGGGGGAGCTGAACTTCTCTCTGTGTTACCTGCCCACGGCAGGTCGGCTCACCGCCACTGTCATCAAGGCCACCAACCTCAAAGCCATGGACCTCACCGGCTTCTCAG aCCCGTACGTGAAGGCTTCTCTGATATGTGATGGCCGCAGGCTAAAGAAGAGGAAGACATCCATTAAGAAGAATACATTGAACCCCACCTACAACGAGGCTCTAGTCTTTGACATCCCTCATGAGGACATCGACAGGGTGTCCATCATCATCGCTGTCATGGACTATGACTG TATTGGTCATAATGAAGTCATAGGAATGTGTCGTGTGGGCAGTGACGCTGAGGGTCCTGGGAGGGAGCACTGGACTGCCATGCTGGCCAACCCCCGCAAGCCCATAGACCACTGGCACCAGCTCGTCGAG GAGAAACTTGTGGCCTCATTTGTGTCAAAGAGTCCCGCAGCCTCTCCCAAGCCTCACATCGTGGTGGACAGTCCTCACTCTGAGTAG